In Flagellatimonas centrodinii, a single window of DNA contains:
- the ilvC gene encoding ketol-acid reductoisomerase, whose protein sequence is MNVYYDKDADLSIIQSKKVVILGYGSQGHAHAQNLKDSGVDVTVALRKSSKSWAKAEGAGLKVMEVADAVKQADLVMILAPDQDQKKIYDESIAPNLKQGGVLAFAHGFNIHFQLIEPRPDLDVIMVAPKGPGHTVRGTYVQGGGVPSLIAIHQDASGQAKNIALSYASANGGGRAGIIETNFREETETDLFGEQAVLCGGASALVQAGFETLVEAGYAPEMAYFECLHELKLIVDLMYEGGISTMRYSISNTAEYGDYVTGPRIVTEETKKEMKRVLTDIQTGKFARDFVLENQAGQPMLKARRRLGAEHQIEQVGAKLRGMMPWISKNKLVDKSKN, encoded by the coding sequence ATCAACGTTTACTACGATAAAGACGCCGACCTTTCCATCATCCAGTCGAAGAAGGTCGTCATCCTCGGGTATGGCTCGCAGGGCCATGCGCACGCCCAGAACCTGAAAGATTCGGGTGTCGATGTCACAGTGGCCCTGCGCAAGAGCTCCAAGAGCTGGGCCAAGGCCGAAGGCGCCGGGCTGAAGGTGATGGAAGTTGCCGACGCCGTGAAACAGGCCGATCTGGTGATGATTCTGGCCCCCGACCAGGACCAGAAGAAAATCTATGACGAGTCGATCGCGCCCAACCTCAAGCAGGGCGGTGTGCTGGCGTTTGCCCACGGGTTCAACATCCACTTCCAGCTGATCGAGCCGCGTCCGGACCTCGACGTCATCATGGTGGCCCCCAAGGGTCCCGGCCACACCGTGCGCGGCACCTACGTGCAGGGCGGCGGCGTTCCCAGCCTGATCGCCATCCACCAGGATGCCTCCGGCCAGGCCAAGAACATCGCGTTGTCGTACGCCTCTGCCAATGGGGGTGGTCGCGCCGGCATCATCGAAACCAACTTCCGCGAAGAAACCGAGACCGACCTGTTCGGCGAACAGGCGGTGCTCTGCGGTGGCGCCTCGGCGCTGGTGCAGGCCGGCTTCGAAACTCTGGTGGAAGCCGGTTACGCACCGGAAATGGCCTACTTCGAGTGCCTGCACGAGCTCAAGTTGATCGTCGACCTGATGTACGAAGGTGGCATCTCGACCATGCGCTACTCGATCTCCAACACGGCCGAGTACGGTGACTATGTCACCGGCCCGCGCATCGTCACCGAAGAAACCAAGAAGGAAATGAAGCGGGTGCTGACCGACATCCAGACCGGCAAGTTTGCCCGTGATTTCGTGCTCGAGAACCAGGCGGGCCAGCCAATGCTGAAGGCCCGTCGCCGTCTCGGCGCCGAGCATCAGATCGAGCAGGTCGGGGCCAAGCTGCGCGGCATGATGCCGTGGATCTCCAAGAACAAGCTGGTCGACAAGAGCAAGAACTAA
- the ilvB gene encoding biosynthetic-type acetolactate synthase large subunit, with the protein MTPSKKASHPLSGTQLTGAEMVVRILAEEGTDVVFGYSGGAILPTYDAIFRFNHDNKRADGTDQMPLIVPANEQAAGFMAAGYARASGKVGVCMVTSGPGATNTVTPVRDCMADSIPIVVICGQVPTAAIGTDGFQEAPISSIMGPCAKHVFLVTDPAMLEATMRTAFEIARTGRPGPVVVDIPKDVQNAALTFAGEGRLPIPGYRARLRETERRVLSDDDCARFEALLAQSRRPLIYAGGGVIHGDAAGSLRAFADAYGIPVTTTLMGIGCVDTTAPLCLNMLGMHGTAYANYATDDCDFLIAVGARFDDRVAGVPAKFAPRAKAIAHFDIDASEINKVKQVHWHHLGQMDRALDRLREYLDQRGFTPDYQEWHAHIAALKATHPLAYDRNSAAIQPYAVIEAINRITRGEAVVATGVGQHQMWAAQYFDFKHPRQWLTSGSMGTMGFGLPAAIGAQFAQPQKVVIDIDGDASIRMNLGELETVTTYNLPVKVVVLNNFGDGMVKQWQRLFFDSRYAGSDKSLHQKDFIKAAEADGYKFAVRVDNKDDLDRVIAEFIAFPGPAFLEVIIDTDAGVYPMVGPGMSYAQMITGDWIPARDSTVVAEKVDKADLF; encoded by the coding sequence ATGACTCCCTCCAAGAAAGCTTCTCATCCCCTTTCCGGCACCCAGCTCACCGGCGCCGAAATGGTGGTCCGCATCCTCGCGGAAGAGGGCACGGATGTGGTCTTCGGCTACTCCGGCGGCGCCATCCTGCCGACCTACGACGCCATCTTCCGCTTCAACCATGACAACAAGCGCGCCGATGGCACCGACCAGATGCCGCTGATCGTGCCGGCCAACGAGCAGGCCGCCGGCTTCATGGCCGCCGGCTATGCCCGCGCCTCCGGCAAGGTCGGCGTGTGCATGGTGACCTCCGGTCCGGGTGCCACCAACACCGTGACGCCGGTGCGTGACTGCATGGCCGACTCCATCCCCATCGTGGTGATCTGTGGTCAGGTGCCCACTGCCGCCATCGGTACCGACGGCTTCCAGGAAGCGCCGATCAGTTCGATCATGGGGCCCTGCGCCAAACACGTATTCCTGGTGACCGACCCGGCCATGCTCGAGGCCACCATGCGCACCGCCTTCGAGATCGCCCGTACCGGCCGACCCGGCCCGGTGGTGGTCGACATCCCGAAGGACGTCCAGAACGCCGCATTGACGTTCGCGGGCGAAGGGCGCCTGCCGATCCCCGGCTACCGCGCCCGCCTCCGTGAAACCGAACGCCGCGTGCTCAGTGATGACGACTGCGCCCGCTTCGAAGCCCTGCTGGCGCAGTCGCGCCGCCCGCTGATCTACGCCGGCGGTGGGGTGATCCACGGCGACGCCGCCGGCTCGCTGCGCGCCTTCGCCGATGCCTACGGCATTCCGGTGACCACCACCCTGATGGGTATCGGCTGCGTCGACACCACCGCTCCCTTGTGCCTGAACATGCTGGGGATGCACGGCACTGCCTATGCCAACTACGCCACCGATGACTGCGACTTCCTGATCGCCGTCGGCGCACGCTTCGATGACCGTGTGGCCGGCGTGCCCGCCAAGTTCGCACCGCGGGCCAAGGCCATAGCCCATTTCGACATCGACGCCAGCGAGATCAACAAGGTCAAGCAGGTGCACTGGCATCACCTGGGTCAGATGGACCGGGCACTCGACCGCCTGCGAGAGTACCTCGATCAGCGGGGCTTCACGCCGGACTACCAGGAGTGGCATGCCCATATCGCAGCACTCAAGGCCACCCACCCGCTCGCCTACGATCGTAACTCGGCCGCGATCCAGCCCTATGCGGTGATTGAGGCCATCAACCGCATTACCCGCGGTGAAGCGGTGGTTGCCACCGGCGTCGGCCAGCACCAGATGTGGGCCGCGCAGTACTTCGACTTCAAGCACCCGCGCCAGTGGCTCACCTCCGGGTCGATGGGCACCATGGGCTTCGGCCTGCCGGCCGCCATCGGTGCTCAGTTCGCGCAGCCGCAGAAGGTCGTCATCGACATCGATGGTGACGCCTCCATCCGCATGAATCTCGGCGAGCTGGAAACCGTCACCACCTATAACCTGCCGGTGAAAGTGGTGGTTCTGAACAATTTCGGCGACGGCATGGTGAAGCAGTGGCAGCGTCTGTTCTTCGACAGCCGCTATGCCGGCTCCGACAAGAGCCTGCACCAGAAGGACTTCATCAAGGCTGCCGAGGCCGACGGCTACAAGTTCGCCGTGCGCGTCGACAACAAGGACGACCTTGACCGGGTGATCGCAGAGTTCATCGCCTTCCCCGGCCCGGCCTTCCTGGAAGTGATCATCGACACCGATGCTGGCGTCTACCCGATGGTGGGCCCGGGCATGAGCTACGCGCAGATGATCACCGGCGACTGGATTCCCGCCCGCGACAGCACCGTCGTCGCCGAAAAGGTCGACAAGGCCGACCTGTTCTAG
- a CDS encoding DUF1329 domain-containing protein → MYKRLWTLSLALVIAAPVHAKVSTDEAAKLGGSLTPLGAERGANADGSIPAWDGGLQMSRPAEGKERLPASYPTITGDKPLFTINKGNLAEHRDKLTPGQITLIEKFPDSYKMPVYPTRRTGNAPDFVYEATRKNATQATLENDGESLTNAAVGIPFPIPKSGKEVIWNHKVRFRGEGLRRYNIQLAVQTNGAFQPYKIREDVRFHYNFRTATAENLNNVIIYFLQFTTAPARQTGNVTLVHETMDQVKEARRAWLYNPGQRRIRRAPSVAYDNPGTGADGLRTNDQLDSFNGASDRYTWNIVGKREMYMPYNAYKLVDSTLKYEDIAQRGHLNQDLTRYERRRVWVLDSTLKEGTTHQYKRRTFYIDEDTWTILAVDIYDGRDQLWRVQEYHPIMLPWLKAVGPAGATVYDLQANRYLVMELSNEEPMIEEVEWDIEHFSTGSVQRMAIK, encoded by the coding sequence ATGTACAAGCGACTGTGGACGTTGTCCCTCGCGCTGGTCATCGCGGCCCCAGTACACGCCAAGGTATCGACCGACGAGGCCGCCAAGCTGGGTGGCAGCCTGACGCCACTGGGCGCTGAGCGCGGGGCCAATGCCGACGGCAGCATTCCGGCCTGGGACGGCGGGCTGCAGATGTCACGTCCTGCTGAGGGCAAGGAGCGGTTGCCCGCCAGCTATCCGACCATCACCGGTGACAAGCCGTTGTTCACCATCAACAAGGGCAACCTGGCGGAGCACCGCGACAAACTCACCCCCGGGCAGATCACGCTGATCGAGAAGTTTCCCGATTCCTACAAGATGCCGGTCTATCCGACCCGGCGGACCGGCAACGCACCTGACTTCGTTTACGAGGCAACCCGGAAGAACGCCACGCAGGCGACGCTGGAAAACGATGGAGAGTCACTGACGAACGCCGCTGTCGGCATTCCCTTCCCGATTCCGAAATCGGGCAAAGAGGTGATCTGGAACCACAAGGTCCGCTTCCGCGGCGAAGGGCTGCGGCGCTACAACATCCAGCTGGCAGTGCAGACCAATGGCGCGTTCCAGCCTTACAAGATCCGGGAAGACGTGCGGTTTCACTACAATTTCCGCACGGCCACGGCCGAGAACCTGAATAACGTCATCATCTATTTCCTGCAGTTCACCACGGCGCCGGCGCGGCAAACCGGCAACGTGACCCTGGTGCACGAAACCATGGACCAGGTGAAGGAAGCCCGGCGTGCCTGGCTGTACAACCCTGGCCAGCGTCGCATCCGGCGCGCTCCCAGCGTCGCCTACGACAATCCCGGCACCGGTGCCGACGGCCTGCGCACCAACGACCAGCTGGATTCGTTCAACGGCGCCTCCGACCGCTACACCTGGAACATCGTCGGCAAGCGTGAGATGTACATGCCGTACAACGCCTACAAGCTGGTCGATAGCACGTTGAAGTACGAGGACATCGCTCAGCGCGGCCACCTTAATCAGGATTTGACCCGCTATGAGCGCCGCCGGGTCTGGGTGCTGGACTCGACCCTCAAGGAGGGCACCACCCACCAGTACAAGCGGCGCACCTTTTACATCGACGAGGACACCTGGACGATTCTCGCGGTGGATATCTATGACGGCCGTGACCAGCTTTGGCGGGTGCAGGAATATCACCCGATCATGCTGCCGTGGCTGAAGGCGGTCGGCCCGGCTGGCGCGACGGTTTATGACCTGCAAGCCAACCGCTATCTGGTCATGGAGCTTTCCAACGAAGAGCCGATGATCGAGGAAGTGGAGTGGGATATCGAACACTTCAGCACCGGCTCGGTGCAGCGCATGGCGATCAAGTAG
- a CDS encoding enoyl-CoA hydratase produces MSDILIEHADRVTTLRFNRPDKKNALTGPMYDTLANAINAANEDPQVRVLLLAGQVDCFCAGNDMGDFLNNPPTSTDTPVSRFMRALFAFEKPVVAAPCGIAVGVGVTLLLHCELVYAGDKTKFSMPFAALGFCPEYGATYLLPRIMGHQRAAELVMLGEPFTAQHAHEVGLVNAVLPNAEVEAHARAKALQMAALPPNAMKVTKMLMRKWRHDTVKDAIDVEGSYFMPMLKMPEAREAFTAFAEKRKPDFSTF; encoded by the coding sequence ATGAGCGACATCCTGATCGAACACGCCGACCGCGTGACCACCCTGCGCTTCAACCGTCCCGACAAGAAAAACGCCCTCACCGGGCCGATGTACGACACCCTCGCCAATGCCATCAATGCCGCCAATGAAGACCCGCAGGTGCGGGTCCTGCTACTGGCCGGTCAGGTCGACTGCTTCTGCGCCGGAAACGACATGGGCGACTTCCTGAACAACCCGCCGACCAGCACCGACACCCCGGTATCGCGCTTCATGCGCGCCCTGTTCGCGTTCGAAAAGCCGGTGGTGGCCGCACCCTGCGGCATCGCCGTCGGCGTCGGTGTCACCCTGCTACTGCACTGCGAACTGGTTTATGCCGGCGACAAGACCAAGTTCAGCATGCCCTTTGCCGCGCTCGGCTTCTGTCCCGAGTACGGCGCCACCTACCTGCTGCCGCGCATCATGGGCCACCAGCGCGCCGCCGAACTGGTGATGCTGGGCGAGCCGTTCACTGCCCAGCATGCCCATGAGGTTGGCCTGGTCAATGCGGTGCTGCCGAACGCCGAGGTCGAAGCCCATGCCCGCGCCAAAGCCCTGCAGATGGCTGCCCTGCCGCCCAATGCAATGAAAGTCACGAAGATGCTGATGCGCAAATGGCGGCATGACACTGTCAAGGACGCCATTGACGTCGAAGGCAGCTACTTCATGCCGATGCTGAAAATGCCGGAAGCCCGCGAGGCCTTCACCGCCTTCGCCGAGAAGCGCAAGCCCGACTTTTCAACGTTCTAG
- the ilvN gene encoding acetolactate synthase small subunit: MRHIIAILLQNEAGALSRVAGMFSSRGYNIDSLSVAPTHDPAVSRLTLVTSGSDAVIHQIIQQTRKLVDVVEITDLSARDHIEYELVLLKVAVSDAQARAVVDCVRRHHGEILDETDDTRTVQNTGTVAENDAFVTDLTAIAPVIELVRSGVAALERGPAALAVPADPILE; this comes from the coding sequence ATGCGTCATATCATCGCCATTCTGCTGCAAAACGAAGCCGGCGCACTGTCCCGTGTGGCGGGCATGTTCTCGTCGCGGGGCTACAACATCGACTCATTGTCGGTGGCGCCCACCCACGATCCCGCGGTCTCGCGCCTGACGCTGGTGACCAGCGGTTCGGATGCTGTGATTCACCAGATCATTCAGCAGACCCGCAAGCTGGTGGATGTGGTCGAAATCACCGACCTGTCGGCACGCGACCACATCGAGTACGAGCTGGTGCTGCTGAAAGTGGCGGTCAGTGATGCCCAGGCGCGCGCAGTGGTCGATTGCGTCCGCCGTCACCATGGCGAGATTCTCGACGAGACCGACGATACCCGTACCGTGCAAAACACTGGCACCGTGGCGGAAAATGACGCCTTCGTTACCGATCTGACCGCCATCGCGCCGGTCATTGAACTGGTTCGCAGCGGTGTCGCCGCGCTTGAACGGGGCCCGGCCGCGCTGGCCGTCCCGGCCGATCCCATCCTTGAATGA
- a CDS encoding alkyl sulfatase dimerization domain-containing protein, which produces MRSALVALALAVVGLAACGSAPAPAPVVATPEALHAHDEEFRREVITVADGIHVAVGFGIANSILIEGEGGAVVVDTMESLGSAGEVLEAFRERTDLPVVAIIYTHSHPDHVQGAAAFVAADATVPIYAHADVAANMDRIASELQPVITRRSLRMYGSLLPADERTNIGIGSHLALGDGSTISILRPTDTFEDRLSVTLAGRRFELVHAPGETEDQIFVWLPDSGVLLPGDNLYKAFPNLYTLRGTAFRDPKQWADSLDRMRRLKPSVLVPSHGRPLTGADEIAEVMTDYRDAIRYVHDQTIRRMNVGETADEIAADLTLPPHLAASPYLQTFYGKPGWSARSLFQGRLGWYSGDPAELAPLAPDEQARRWVRLAGGVEVLTDAAHEALEAGDPQWALELSSTLWRVAPDAQAVREIRVAALRGLAAVEANPNARHWYLTHAREVAGEITVPSRFVTPSPDMLAAMPLSTFFDGLTVNLDAAAAAEVDKAMVFEFPDLGQSVTLVVRRGVAEVVPSAVADAELQVRVSSQVFKEMLAQLRAPAVTLVRDFELVAGGRLELINFMRLFVPVEAEAGS; this is translated from the coding sequence GTGAGGTCTGCGCTAGTGGCGCTGGCGCTGGCGGTGGTCGGGCTGGCGGCCTGCGGCAGCGCACCGGCACCGGCGCCGGTGGTGGCCACGCCCGAGGCCCTGCACGCGCATGACGAGGAGTTCCGCCGCGAGGTGATCACCGTCGCCGACGGCATTCATGTCGCGGTCGGCTTCGGCATCGCCAACTCGATCCTGATCGAGGGCGAGGGTGGGGCGGTGGTGGTCGACACCATGGAGTCGCTGGGCTCGGCAGGCGAGGTGCTGGAGGCCTTCCGCGAGCGGACCGACCTGCCGGTGGTGGCGATCATCTACACCCATTCGCATCCGGACCACGTGCAGGGGGCAGCGGCTTTTGTCGCCGCAGACGCGACGGTCCCCATCTATGCCCATGCTGACGTGGCGGCCAACATGGACCGTATTGCCAGTGAGCTGCAGCCGGTGATCACCCGCCGCTCGCTGCGAATGTATGGCAGCCTGTTGCCGGCCGATGAGCGAACCAACATCGGCATCGGCTCGCACTTGGCTTTGGGCGATGGCTCCACCATCAGCATTCTGCGGCCCACCGACACCTTCGAGGACCGACTATCGGTCACCCTGGCGGGACGCCGGTTCGAGCTGGTACACGCACCGGGCGAGACCGAGGACCAGATCTTCGTCTGGTTGCCCGACAGCGGGGTGCTGTTGCCGGGCGACAATCTCTACAAGGCGTTTCCGAACCTTTACACCCTGCGCGGAACGGCCTTCCGTGACCCCAAGCAGTGGGCCGACAGCCTTGATCGCATGCGGCGGCTGAAACCCTCGGTATTGGTGCCCAGCCACGGCCGGCCGCTCACCGGTGCCGACGAGATCGCCGAGGTGATGACTGACTACCGCGATGCCATCCGCTATGTGCATGACCAGACCATCCGGCGGATGAATGTCGGCGAGACCGCCGACGAGATCGCGGCCGACCTGACGCTGCCCCCGCATCTGGCGGCGTCGCCCTACCTGCAGACCTTCTACGGCAAGCCCGGTTGGTCAGCCCGAAGCCTGTTCCAGGGGCGCCTGGGCTGGTACTCCGGCGATCCCGCGGAGTTGGCGCCGCTGGCCCCCGACGAGCAGGCCCGGCGCTGGGTGCGCCTGGCGGGCGGCGTGGAGGTCTTGACCGACGCCGCCCACGAGGCGCTTGAGGCGGGCGACCCGCAGTGGGCGCTTGAGCTCAGCAGTACATTGTGGCGGGTTGCCCCTGATGCCCAAGCGGTCCGGGAGATCCGAGTCGCCGCACTGCGGGGGCTGGCTGCGGTCGAGGCCAACCCCAATGCCCGGCACTGGTATCTGACGCATGCGCGTGAGGTGGCGGGGGAAATCACCGTGCCCAGCCGCTTCGTTACGCCAAGCCCCGACATGCTGGCGGCGATGCCGCTGTCGACCTTTTTCGACGGATTGACGGTCAACCTCGACGCAGCTGCAGCGGCCGAGGTGGACAAGGCGATGGTGTTCGAGTTTCCCGACCTCGGCCAGTCGGTGACGCTGGTGGTGCGCCGCGGTGTCGCGGAGGTGGTGCCGAGCGCGGTGGCGGATGCCGAACTGCAGGTGCGGGTGTCGTCCCAGGTGTTCAAGGAGATGCTGGCGCAGTTGCGGGCGCCGGCGGTGACGCTGGTACGCGACTTTGAACTGGTGGCCGGCGGGCGCCTGGAGCTGATCAACTTCATGCGGCTGTTCGTGCCGGTGGAGGCGGAGGCCGGCAGCTAG
- a CDS encoding alpha/beta hydrolase family protein, whose amino-acid sequence MQNVLECPASPDLPLLHDAIERRTVPERQIASDTIVCTDGRRLDARIYRPLGALRGAVLIGGATGVPQRFYAAYARWLASHGLLTLTFDYRGIGASRMKPLKQDPARMRDWGQRDLPAALDHLDRLAPGLPIDFIGHSVGGQMLGLMPNQSRIRRAVMIASGFGYWGNMAPAYGSMVRALISGLGPVLYRLLGYAPNRRIGWGEDLPQGVAADWFAWCQRPDYYAELLADRGITRFDDCTQRVLSLSFSDDPIATTANVSAQLQRYPRVALTRITVQPRDVGLRRIGHLHFFTARMPERLWRMPLDFLLAA is encoded by the coding sequence ATGCAGAACGTCCTTGAATGCCCCGCCTCCCCCGATCTCCCGCTGCTGCACGACGCCATCGAACGGCGCACGGTGCCCGAGCGGCAGATCGCCAGCGACACCATCGTCTGTACTGATGGCCGACGACTCGATGCCCGCATCTACCGCCCGCTCGGCGCCCTGCGCGGTGCCGTCCTCATCGGCGGCGCCACCGGCGTGCCGCAACGCTTCTACGCTGCCTATGCCCGTTGGCTGGCCAGTCACGGCCTGCTCACGCTGACCTTCGACTACCGCGGCATCGGCGCCTCGCGTATGAAGCCACTGAAGCAGGACCCGGCCCGCATGCGCGACTGGGGTCAGCGAGACCTTCCGGCAGCGCTCGACCATCTCGACCGGCTGGCACCCGGGCTACCGATCGACTTCATCGGCCACAGCGTCGGCGGTCAAATGCTGGGTCTGATGCCCAACCAGTCACGCATCCGCCGCGCCGTGATGATCGCCAGTGGCTTCGGGTACTGGGGCAACATGGCGCCCGCGTACGGCAGCATGGTGCGCGCCCTGATCAGCGGCCTCGGCCCGGTCCTGTACCGGCTGCTCGGCTATGCCCCCAATCGCCGCATCGGCTGGGGAGAAGACCTGCCGCAAGGTGTCGCCGCGGATTGGTTCGCCTGGTGCCAGCGCCCCGATTACTACGCCGAGTTGTTGGCGGACCGCGGGATCACCCGCTTCGATGACTGCACCCAGCGAGTGCTCTCGCTGTCGTTCAGCGATGATCCGATCGCCACCACCGCCAACGTCAGCGCACAGCTGCAGCGCTACCCGCGGGTGGCACTGACCCGCATCACAGTGCAACCCCGGGATGTCGGCCTTCGCCGTATCGGTCACCTGCACTTCTTTACCGCACGCATGCCCGAACGCCTGTGGCGGATGCCGCTGGACTTCCTGCTCGCCGCATGA
- a CDS encoding LysR substrate-binding domain-containing protein, translated as MQRRLPKLSTLDTFRVAAATGSFKAAAEILSLTPSAVSHQIRALEQDLGTALFERRVRQLSLTVAGRDYAAVLDRAFGLIADGTQAVRGQQAHQRLALTLGSFVADEWVLPHLAGFTTAHPEIDLRLDTAQKSRDLLREDVDVALRFGRGRWPGIDAVHLLDVYAVPVVSPTLYRGGSDLASLAALPRLQSTAVPDAWSQWAKAMNLTLPAAASEVWVDSYLALLQGAHRGVGVALGLRPLIDAWLADGRLITPWAGTPRPAAGYWLAHRPGELARPAISALLAWLQDILPHNR; from the coding sequence ATGCAAAGGCGGCTGCCCAAGCTTTCCACTCTCGACACGTTTCGGGTAGCGGCTGCGACAGGCAGTTTCAAGGCCGCCGCCGAAATCCTGAGCCTGACGCCGTCAGCGGTGAGCCATCAGATCCGCGCACTTGAACAGGACCTCGGCACCGCGCTGTTTGAACGTCGCGTGCGTCAGCTGTCGCTAACCGTCGCCGGTCGCGACTATGCTGCCGTTCTGGATCGCGCCTTCGGCCTGATTGCCGACGGCACCCAGGCGGTTCGCGGCCAACAGGCGCACCAGCGACTGGCGCTGACGCTCGGCAGTTTTGTCGCCGACGAGTGGGTGCTACCCCACCTCGCCGGCTTCACCACGGCGCATCCCGAGATCGACCTGCGACTGGACACGGCGCAAAAATCTCGCGACCTGCTGCGTGAGGATGTCGACGTCGCATTGCGCTTTGGCCGGGGCCGCTGGCCCGGAATCGACGCTGTGCACCTGCTCGACGTCTATGCGGTACCGGTGGTCAGCCCGACGCTCTATCGGGGCGGCAGCGATCTCGCCAGTCTCGCTGCACTGCCAAGGCTGCAGTCGACGGCAGTGCCCGACGCCTGGTCGCAGTGGGCGAAGGCCATGAATCTCACCCTGCCGGCAGCCGCCAGTGAGGTGTGGGTCGACAGCTACCTGGCGCTGCTGCAGGGGGCCCATCGGGGGGTCGGCGTCGCGCTGGGGCTGCGGCCCCTGATTGACGCCTGGCTGGCCGACGGGCGGCTGATCACGCCGTGGGCGGGCACCCCGCGCCCGGCGGCCGGCTATTGGCTGGCACACCGGCCCGGCGAGCTTGCGCGGCCGGCGATCAGCGCGCTGCTGGCTTGGCTGCAGGACATTCTCCCGCACAACAGATGA
- a CDS encoding DUF1329 domain-containing protein gives MMLRLASMTGLLLGLTSATAMAAVTPEQAASLGDRLTPLGAERAANADGSIPAWEGGLIFERPADGEERNPARYGELNGDSPLFTITRANLAEHADMLTVGQKALFEKFGDSYAMPVYPTRRTANAPDFIYEATAKNALSARLENDGESLVDAVTGIPFPLPASGKELIWNHKLRYRGTSLRRYNTQLAVQSNGAFQPYKLREDVRFHYNQPGATAAGLENVIIYFLQFTYAPARQSGNVLLVHETMDQVSEARRAWLYNPGQRRIRRAPNVAYDNPGTGSDGLRTNDQLDQFNGATDRYTWKIVGKREMFMPYNAIKLADAALRYDDMALRSHLDPQLTRYERRRVWVLESTLREGTSHQYKRRTYYIDEDSWSILAVDVYDGRDALWRVQEGHLITVPWMRSVGYAASTVYDLQANRYLVMDLSNEEPLFEETDWPLEHFTTGSVQRMATK, from the coding sequence ATGATGCTGCGACTTGCGAGCATGACTGGCCTGCTGCTGGGCTTGACTTCGGCGACGGCGATGGCCGCGGTGACGCCGGAACAGGCCGCCAGCCTCGGGGATCGCCTGACCCCGTTGGGCGCCGAGCGCGCCGCCAACGCTGATGGCAGCATCCCGGCCTGGGAGGGCGGTCTCATCTTCGAGCGGCCAGCCGACGGCGAGGAGCGCAACCCGGCGCGGTACGGCGAACTGAACGGCGACAGCCCCTTGTTCACCATTACCCGGGCCAATCTGGCCGAGCATGCCGACATGTTGACGGTGGGGCAGAAGGCCCTGTTCGAGAAGTTCGGCGACAGCTATGCCATGCCGGTATACCCGACGAGACGCACCGCCAATGCACCAGACTTCATCTATGAGGCAACGGCAAAGAACGCCCTCAGCGCGCGCCTGGAGAACGACGGCGAATCGCTGGTCGATGCGGTCACCGGTATCCCGTTCCCGTTGCCGGCGTCCGGCAAGGAGCTGATCTGGAACCACAAACTGCGCTATCGCGGCACCAGCCTGCGGCGCTACAACACCCAGCTGGCGGTGCAGAGCAACGGCGCGTTCCAGCCCTACAAGCTGCGGGAGGACGTGCGCTTCCACTACAACCAGCCGGGCGCCACGGCGGCCGGGCTGGAGAACGTCATCATCTACTTCCTGCAGTTCACCTATGCGCCGGCGCGCCAGTCCGGCAACGTGCTGCTGGTACACGAAACCATGGATCAGGTCTCCGAAGCCCGCCGGGCCTGGCTCTACAACCCGGGGCAGCGGCGCATCCGACGGGCGCCCAACGTGGCCTACGACAATCCCGGCACCGGCTCCGACGGACTGCGTACCAACGATCAGCTCGACCAGTTCAACGGCGCCACCGACCGCTACACCTGGAAGATCGTCGGCAAGCGCGAAATGTTCATGCCGTACAACGCCATCAAGCTCGCCGACGCCGCGCTGCGCTACGACGACATGGCGCTGCGATCACACCTTGACCCGCAACTGACCCGCTACGAGCGCCGTCGTGTCTGGGTGCTCGAAAGCACGCTGCGTGAGGGCACCTCGCACCAGTACAAGCGGCGGACCTACTACATCGACGAGGACAGCTGGAGCATTCTCGCCGTCGATGTCTATGACGGCCGCGACGCCCTGTGGCGGGTGCAGGAAGGCCACCTGATCACGGTGCCGTGGATGCGCTCGGTGGGCTATGCCGCCAGCACCGTCTATGACCTGCAGGCGAACCGGTATCTGGTGATGGACCTGTCGAATGAGGAACCGTTGTTCGAAGAGACCGATTGGCCACTGGAGCACTTCACCACCGGGTCCGTGCAGCGGATGGCGACAAAGTGA